The Leptospira wolbachii serovar Codice str. CDC genome segment AAAATGTTCTTCAGAGATTTTTGTCTCAAAGTAGATCCCTTTTTCAGTTGCTTGCATATTGAGTATATCCAATGCATTTTTTAAGATCAAAGAAAGATTCAATTTTTCTAGATTACATTGGGTCTTCTTCGTTTCATTCCGAACCCAATCTAGTAAATTTTCTAATACCAAATAAGTTTGGTTTGCACTTTTTTTGAGTTCGTTCAAAGCAAATATAAGTTCTTCTTTTTCAGGTAAGGAAATTGTGATATAACCCAAAAACGTACTCATAGTTCCAATCGGTCCTTTTAAATCATGAGCCAAGATAGAAAAAATTCGATCCTTATGGTCATTGATTCGAATCATTTCTTTTTGGATTCTGTTGATATTTCTTAAAAAATAAAACATAAACAAAGCAACAAAAGATAAACAAGAAACAACAGAATTGATACGGAATAGGTCTTGAACTTCTTTATGATATAAAAGTGTTCCCTTGGCGAACGAACCAGGACTACCAAAAAACTCAAACCAAATATAGAACGCTGTGTTCATTAGAAAGACAAAAAGGATCCACCACTTTTCCTCATAAGAAAAAAGAACAAAGGGAACAATGGCAAACATTAGGAAATAATAATAGAACCCCCCGGAAGTTCCAAAACTAATAGTCGAAACAAAAAACAAGGGAACAGAAATTGTAAAAACCAATATGATTCGTGATAAAGAATATCTTTCCTTCGTATTCAAATACAAAACCAATACCAATAAAGAAATTACAATTGCATGAATCAAATTCATGAATTGGTAATGCGGAGCACCTGCAATGACAAAAAAAACAGAATACTGAATGTTTGAGATAATTCCTAAAAAAGCAACTAGGTTTGAAAGTTGGACGCGAACAGAGGCTTCCAACCCTAGTTGTTCGGTGACTCCTAAATTGAGTAACCGACGAATTCCCAATCGGTCCAAAATCGCTTTCATTTGATATCGATCGTAAAGTATGTTACGTCATCTGACAAACGAAATGCGAATTTTCGAATATCACTTTTGATTTTTTCATTTAATTCGGAAATAGAAAGATCTAATCCACCGACTAACTGCTCTTTTAAGCGAGATTCTCCATATAATTCTCGACTCTTATTTTGGCTCTCTGTGATTCCATCCGTATAAAAGAAGAAACGGTCTCCCGACTTCAAATCCCTAGAAAACGTTTCGACAAAAACATCTTTTTTCCAACCCATGATCGGTCCTCGTCCAGGAAGAGGCGCCAAGGAATTAGAAATAACATTCATAAAATAAGGACTTGGATGACCCATAACGGAATATTTGATTATAGATTTCTTTAAGTCAAAGTGACAAGCAACCGCAGTGATGTAATTCTTTTCAACAACAGGTAACATCTTTAGATTTAGTTCTAATAAAAATGTAGCAGGATCCTTTTCTTTTGGAGCAATCTCTAAAAAGTTTACTTTCAACATACTTGCAATGAGAGCTGCCGCAATTCCATGCCCCAGAACATCACATAACAAAAAACTAATGGATCCATCTTCATGAATGTAGTAATCGAAGTAATCACCTCCGATTTTTTCCATAGGCATAAAAACAGAGGCAACACTCAGTGAATTGTGTTTAAATTCCATCGGAGGTATTAATTTTGACTGTAAACCAGCTGCTATTACCAAATCATCGTGTAACAATTTAAATTGTTTGTGTAACTCCTGCGTACGAAGAGTGACAATCATTTCCAAAGATTCGTTTAGATTTCTAAGTTCTCTTCTTGTCCTTGCACTTTGTAAAGCGATGGCAAACACACCCGCAAACAAAAAAGTCAAAATTCCATATTGTGTTAAATACGCATTTTTTCCGGTAACAACATCAGTGATGACATCAGCAATCCCAAAAAAAGTGGCAACAAGGGCACCGAGAGAAACTACAACCGCCTCGGCTGTTTTTTTATAATTTTTAGCCAATAGCTGAACTAAAATGGGGACTTTAATTGCGAGTAATATATACCAAAGATAAACTAAATAAAACCGACTATCCGGATCCATAGAAAACAACTGAATAAAACCAAGAACGGTATCTAAAAAAAATGTAATCACAGCAAGTTTTGTGATACGCCTATCAAAAAGAGTGTGAACAAATAACATGATAAAGACGGGAAATAAAAACTGACAAAAAAATAACAATCGAACCAGAATTTCTGGATGGATCATTAAAAAATGGATTTTATTTAAAACGGGTAACCGCCAGCCAACAAAAAATACAGCCGTTCCCGCCAGATACAATCCAGATTTAGAAGATCGATTTAATGCATAACCAATTGCTTGTTGAAGAAAAATTCCAAAGAATAATGCAGCGATGAGAATTTGGTTCACATCTTCGAATATCATTTTATCTTTAATCTGATCTTGAGAGCCAAAAATGGGAACAGAGCGAAACAAACCACACCTAAACTGTGTTTCACGGCATTCTATATCCACAACCAATTCATTTTCGCCTTGTTTTAAAAGAGAAATGGGAATTTCATAATAACGGACTTTATGCCAATAAGGATAATATTCAGGAGTAAAACTTCCGGTGGAACCTATGGCAGATCCATTCCAAAAAGTTTGATCAGCGGAATGGACCCGATCCATATAAATGGCCTGCGAGTTTTCAGGAAGAATGGGCACAGTAATTTTCAATCGATACTTCCCGCGAATAGGAACTCTGTATCCTTGATCAACCAAAGGAACTCCAACCAAAATTGGCTTGGATTCTGGTTCTCCCTCTTGTTGGAATGTCCAACCCGATTCCAATGATACAACCTCTGCATTCAGTGAAACAAAAGATAAGAATGCGAATAACAAAAAGAATTTCATCGACAAGTCCAAAGTAAGACCAAACTCCGCTGGAGAAGAAAGAACAAATTTAGATGTTTCATAGATTCTCCGGAGAACACCGGAAGGATTGAATAGAGATCTAACGGAACTGCAAGAATTTTTTAAAGGTGGTCGTCGTTCAAAGACCCGGCAAGGGCCGGAGAATAGGAAAACGCAAGGTAGAAAGAATGGAATTTCCCTTAGCATTCCGTAGAAATGATTTTTTAGATTGAGTCTAATTATTGACAAAAAAACACAGACAGAGAAGGTGAAACTGAAATGGATTTAAGTTACCAAAAAACCAAGGAACTACTCGAATCTCATGGGATCCGACCCACTTCACAAAGATTGGAAATGGCACACTTGCTTTTGGAACGCCACCAACACCTTTTTGCGGAAGAAGTGTTCCATTTGGTCAATTCCCACTTCCCCCATGCATCGCGGGCGACCATTTTCAATAACCTCAAACTCTTTGCTGAAAAAGGAATGCTCGGGACTTTAGAATTAAAAAATGGAGTGACTCATTTTGATTCGAACATCGGGCCCCACCACCATGCTCTCAATGAAGAAACCGGTGAGATTACAGATGTGGAAATGGACGAAGAGCTTGAGGCAAAAGTTCTAGAGGAACTAAAAGAAAGTTATTTAAAAAAGACAGGTAAAAAACTAAACAATGTTAAACTTGTCATTACACTTAGAGGGAAATAAATTCCCTCTAAATTTCTAATCTTGTTTAGAGATACAGATACAAAGTAAAATCTTATCCGTTATTTTTTTA includes the following:
- a CDS encoding sensor histidine kinase, whose translation is MKAILDRLGIRRLLNLGVTEQLGLEASVRVQLSNLVAFLGIISNIQYSVFFVIAGAPHYQFMNLIHAIVISLLVLVLYLNTKERYSLSRIILVFTISVPLFFVSTISFGTSGGFYYYFLMFAIVPFVLFSYEEKWWILFVFLMNTAFYIWFEFFGSPGSFAKGTLLYHKEVQDLFRINSVVSCLSFVALFMFYFLRNINRIQKEMIRINDHKDRIFSILAHDLKGPIGTMSTFLGYITISLPEKEELIFALNELKKSANQTYLVLENLLDWVRNETKKTQCNLEKLNLSLILKNALDILNMQATEKGIYFETKISEEHFIYCDERMTATVLRNILSNAIKYSHPNGKVLIEAEPVSHFLKICFEDHGVGMAQDLLEKIIEGKRFASGFGTVGEKGTGLGLLVCMELLKEQGGSFRVTSKPKEGTKITIQLPLAD
- the perRA gene encoding peroxide-responsive transcriptional repressor PerRA, which translates into the protein MDLSYQKTKELLESHGIRPTSQRLEMAHLLLERHQHLFAEEVFHLVNSHFPHASRATIFNNLKLFAEKGMLGTLELKNGVTHFDSNIGPHHHALNEETGEITDVEMDEELEAKVLEELKESYLKKTGKKLNNVKLVITLRGK
- a CDS encoding PP2C family protein-serine/threonine phosphatase yields the protein MKFFLLFAFLSFVSLNAEVVSLESGWTFQQEGEPESKPILVGVPLVDQGYRVPIRGKYRLKITVPILPENSQAIYMDRVHSADQTFWNGSAIGSTGSFTPEYYPYWHKVRYYEIPISLLKQGENELVVDIECRETQFRCGLFRSVPIFGSQDQIKDKMIFEDVNQILIAALFFGIFLQQAIGYALNRSSKSGLYLAGTAVFFVGWRLPVLNKIHFLMIHPEILVRLLFFCQFLFPVFIMLFVHTLFDRRITKLAVITFFLDTVLGFIQLFSMDPDSRFYLVYLWYILLAIKVPILVQLLAKNYKKTAEAVVVSLGALVATFFGIADVITDVVTGKNAYLTQYGILTFLFAGVFAIALQSARTRRELRNLNESLEMIVTLRTQELHKQFKLLHDDLVIAAGLQSKLIPPMEFKHNSLSVASVFMPMEKIGGDYFDYYIHEDGSISFLLCDVLGHGIAAALIASMLKVNFLEIAPKEKDPATFLLELNLKMLPVVEKNYITAVACHFDLKKSIIKYSVMGHPSPYFMNVISNSLAPLPGRGPIMGWKKDVFVETFSRDLKSGDRFFFYTDGITESQNKSRELYGESRLKEQLVGGLDLSISELNEKIKSDIRKFAFRLSDDVTYFTIDIK